The Streptomyces bacillaris sequence GGTGTGCGCCCCGTGATCCATCCCGTCGTGCCCGCCGCCCATACCGCCGGACAGCTCCTTGAGCACGGCGTCCGGAGTGGAGCCCTCCACCCCGTCGACCCAGTCGTCGAGGACGACGACCCACTCCTTGTCGTACGCGAGCGGCTCCTTCGGGTCCTCCACGACGAGCGGCGCGTACAGCCCGCGGTCCTGCTGGACGCCGGAGTGGGGGTGGAACCAGTACGTGCCCGGGTGCGGGACGGCGAACCGGTAGCGGAAGTCGGCCCCCGGCGCGATCGCCCGCTGGGTGAGCCCGGGGACGCCGTCCATGTCGTTGCGCAGGGCGAGGCCGTGCCAGTGCATCGAGGTGGGCTGGGGGAGGTGGTTGGCCAGGGTGAGGTCGAGGGTCTCCCCGGCGGTCACCCGCACCTCACGCCCGGGCAGCCGGTCCCCGTACGCCCAGGAGGCGACGGTGGTGCCGCCGCCCAGATCGAGCCGGGCACGGGTGGCGGTGAGGGAGACCTTCCGTACGGGACCGGAGCCGCGCGCCTTCTCGGCCGCCGCGACCTCCTTGCCGTCGGGGGAGACGTACGTACCGGAGTCCTGGGCCCCGGCCGGGGAGTTGGAGCCGCCGTGGCCGCTCCCGTGGCCGCCGCCGTCGGAACAGGCGGCGAGGGCTCCCGTACCGGCGACGGCGAGAGCGGCGCCGAGCACGGCGCGTCGGGTGGGCTGTGTGGACATGCTGAATACACCTCTGGGGAACTGCTGGTCGTTCGGGAACGGGAAGAAGGGCGGAGGTGAACGCCCACTCCTAAATACGCAGCACCGAGACGGTGGCGAGCACCGATATCGGAGGCGGCGGATTCGCCCGCAGCACCCGCAGGAGCCCCGCCCCCACCGGCGTACCGAGCCTCCGCCCGCCCACACGCACCCCGAACAGCCAGAGCCCGACGAGGGCGAGCCCCCAGGCGCCGAGGACGGCGAGACAGACGGAGAGCGGATCCATGCCGCTCATGGGGGAGTCGGGGGACGCGGGGGCGGAATGATGTGCATCTTCGCGGGAAACCCGGTCAACCCCGACCTCGACTCCGCCCCCACCGCGGACACGGCAGCCGGGCCGGTGTGCGCGGACACCGGGGCGGCATGTGCGGCCAGGTCGGGGTCGGCATGCTCGGCGGGATGCCCGACGGTGTGCATGGTGAAGATGCCGAAGAGCAGCGCGGCGAAGAGCAGGAGCTGCCTGCCCACCACGCTCCCGCTCCGGACTCCGCCGACCGTACGCACCATGGGAGCAGCCTACCCCGGGAGGGTATGTGGGGCGGAAACGGCCGACGGCCCGGCACCCTCATCGGATCGACAGGGACACCGGGCCACGGATCACGGACCGCAGGCCACAGATCACAGACCACGGATCAGGACCGCACAAGGGCTCAGCTCCGCGAGTACACCTTCTCCGCCCAGGTGGCGATCTGCTCCTCGGTGAGGTGCTGGGCGAGGTCGGCCTCGCTGATCATGCCGACGAGCTTCTTGTTCTCGACGACGGGGAGCCGGCGGATGCGGTGGTTCTGCATCTCCTCCAGGACCGCGTTCACGTCCGCGTCCGCCTCGATCCAGCGGGGCGTGCCCTGGGCCAGGTCGCCGGCGGTCACCTTCGAAGGGTCATGGCCCTTGGCCACACAGCCGACGACGATGTCGCGGTCGGTGATGATGCCGACCATCCGGTCCGAGTCACCGTTGGCGGAGACGGGCAGCGCGCCCACGTTGTGCTCACGCATCAGCTGCGCCGCACGGTCGAGCGTCTCGTGGGCGGGGATCCAGCGGGCCCCGCTGTGCATGATGTCTTTGGCGGTCGTCATGGGGGATTTTCCTCCTGCGTGCCGAT is a genomic window containing:
- a CDS encoding CBS domain-containing protein, yielding MTTAKDIMHSGARWIPAHETLDRAAQLMREHNVGALPVSANGDSDRMVGIITDRDIVVGCVAKGHDPSKVTAGDLAQGTPRWIEADADVNAVLEEMQNHRIRRLPVVENKKLVGMISEADLAQHLTEEQIATWAEKVYSRS